The Streptomyces sp. NBC_00286 nucleotide sequence CGGCGCGGGTGCATTCCTACTCAGGGCCTGGCTGACGGTCGTGCGTTTCAGACCAGCCCGGATGTACAGCTCGTTCTTGTTGAGTCTCATCGCGACGCGGGCCGCCTCTAACCGGGCGCGCAGCTCGCCTAGCGCTGCCCCCGGATCTTGGAACTCGCCTGTCGTCATGTCGGCCCCCGCATGTGTCGTGCTGCTGTTTGCCGTTGTTCATCTTCAGCTGGGTGAACCATCGGGAACAGGTGATTCGCGAGATTCGGCACCTCGACAACATCCACGGTGCCGAAGGGGACTGACACCATGTCCGACCGCATCACCCTCATCCTGCTCACTTGCGCCTTGATCGTTCTGTTCGCTGCCCTCACTGGCGCGGGCGCCGCGTACCTCGCCCGCCGCGACCACGCCAGCTACCCCGCCGCGTTGACCCGCGCGGCCGTGGCGTTCGCCACGACCCTCACCCTCGCGGCTGCCGTCACTACGGCCTTGGCCGCACTCAACGACTGACGCGCTCCCGACGGCATGAACGATCCGGTGGCTTTTCTGCAATCCTGCGTTCTGCGCAGGTCTGTGCAGGACGCAGGACGAGATGTGCAGGGCCAGTTGGCTGCCCATCGCCTCGGAGGGATGCCGTTCGAGACCCGCTTCGTGCCGTCAGTCCCACCCAGGTCGTAGCTCACGTGTACGTGTTCTGCGGCTGCCGCTTCGTTGGATGCCGGCCACCGCGTCTGTCACGCGCTCAGTGTCTCCCGTACGGTCCGCGCAATGGCCTGCGCCTGCTGCACCCCGTCGTCGTCCAGCACCCGGATTGCCGACTACGCAGGGCCGTGATCGTGGCGTCCGGGTCAATGCGTCGTGCCCGCATGGGTCTTCCTCATCGGTCCAGGGTCGGGTGCGCAGTACACAAAGGCGCGGTGCGCAGACCTGCGCAGTGATCACGGTGTCCGCGCATTGCACGGCGGATCAGGGGGTTCTTCTGATTGCGCAGCCTGTTGGGCTTGGCGGGAGACCCATGCGCAATCGTGTACGGCCGCGGGCTTACTGTTACGCGTCGGCGTGGTGGCGGGTGAGGGCCTGCCAGCGTCGCTCGAAGTCCTCGGACTCGTCGGCCAGGTAGGCGGGGGTGATGGGCCTGTTGTACTGGGCGGTGACTCCCCGGTCTGCGCATGCCTGCGCAACGTCTGCCTGCGCAGGAGCGTCGGTGTGCACCCGGTGCTCGGCCCAGACGTTGTAGACGCGCCAGCGTACGAAGTGCCGGCGCAAGTTGGCCGGGCTGATGGGCTTGCCGCCGCGGCCGAGGAGTCCCTTCTCTGCGCAGTAGGCCGAGAGTTGCTCGTCGCTGGGCTCGCTCCCCTTTTGGTCCTGGTACTCCATCCATGCGAGGTAGTACCGGTCAGGGGCGGTGAGGTCGCCTCCCCCGGAGGAGTGCTGCGGCGGCGCATCGACGGGAGCGTCCACCCTAGCGCTGCGCTGCCCCTTCGCAGCCTGTGGTGCAGCACCGCCAGGCACCGATTGCAGAGCTTCCGCTTCCGGAAGGGACTCATCGGTTTCCTGCTCGCCCGGACCGGCGACGTCCCCGGCAGGCGGTTTGGTGCTGCCGAAATCACGCTCCTGGAAGCTCGCGACGAAGTCCCCCAGGTCCTCACCCGAGATGGGTCGGCCGCCCGCGCCGGCGATCCCGTCCCGCTCGTGCACGTATGCCGCGAGAGCGGCCGCATCGGGGTAAGCGCCATGCTCCTGCTCATAGTTGCGCCAGGCGCTGTGGAAGTAGTCGTACCAGGACTGGTCGGTGGGCTGCGGTTCACCGGAGGTGGCAGTCTCCTCGGTGTGCGGTGCATAGCGCTTCTGGAGGACCTGGAGCAGGGGGTGCACCTGCTCCTCGGAGAGCGGGCCGCCGGTCCCCGTGGAGATGCCGTACGCGTCGCGGAGCCAGAACGCCCACTGTGCGGCGGTCGGTTCGACCTGGAACTGCGCGATGAACGCCTGGTAGGCCTCGGCGAATCGCTCGGTGTCTCCCTCGATGGATTCCTCGGGCTCACGTGGCCGCTCGGGTGCTGGGGCTGGAGCCTGCACCGGAGGCGTCTTCGTTCTCTTCAGCTCCGTTGTCTCCGGCTCGTGTTCTGGCGTGGCCTCGGGCGCGTGGCCTTCGGGCTGGACGGGGGCGGAGACCCGCTCGATGGTGAAGAGGATCGGCGGCTCTTCGATGCCGGCGGCGGCGAGGCCGGCAGGCGCGGTTTCGGCGAGCGGGACGCCGTACCGGGCCAGCCGCAGCGGCATCAGCGCCTCGACGGGGGCTTTGCGCCGCCATGCGCGACCGAAGCGGGAGCGGAGGCTGGCCTGGTAGACCAGGCGCTCCTGCTCCAGCTTGATCACGGCGTCGTAGGAGCGAAGTTCCCACAGCTTCATGC carries:
- a CDS encoding DUF2637 domain-containing protein; amino-acid sequence: MLLTRTHRILIGVVVFGAVVIAGIGFAGSYAAVRELALDKGFGNFSYVFPIGIDAGICVLLALDLLLTWIRIPFPLLRQTAWLLTAATIAFNGAAAWPDPLGVGMHSVIPILFVVCVEAARHAIGRIADITADKHMEGVRLTRWLLSPIPTFLLWRRMKLWELRSYDAVIKLEQERLVYQASLRSRFGRAWRRKAPVEALMPLRLARYGVPLAETAPAGLAAAGIEEPPILFTIERVSAPVQPEGHAPEATPEHEPETTELKRTKTPPVQAPAPAPERPREPEESIEGDTERFAEAYQAFIAQFQVEPTAAQWAFWLRDAYGISTGTGGPLSEEQVHPLLQVLQKRYAPHTEETATSGEPQPTDQSWYDYFHSAWRNYEQEHGAYPDAAALAAYVHERDGIAGAGGRPISGEDLGDFVASFQERDFGSTKPPAGDVAGPGEQETDESLPEAEALQSVPGGAAPQAAKGQRSARVDAPVDAPPQHSSGGGDLTAPDRYYLAWMEYQDQKGSEPSDEQLSAYCAEKGLLGRGGKPISPANLRRHFVRWRVYNVWAEHRVHTDAPAQADVAQACADRGVTAQYNRPITPAYLADESEDFERRWQALTRHHADA